In Sphingopyxis sp. 113P3, one DNA window encodes the following:
- a CDS encoding DUF7662 domain-containing protein, with translation MGKYDALGTFLRRWKVRNDAPGVQLSFAQIESIVRGLLPRAAADPQWWCMNEQAEPPHRRAWREAGFDAIADMAAERVYFQRR, from the coding sequence ATGGGCAAATATGATGCGCTTGGGACCTTTTTGCGAAGGTGGAAAGTCCGCAACGACGCCCCTGGTGTCCAACTGAGCTTTGCCCAGATCGAGAGCATCGTCCGCGGCTTGTTGCCGCGCGCTGCGGCCGACCCGCAATGGTGGTGCATGAACGAGCAGGCCGAGCCTCCCCACCGACGGGCTTGGCGCGAAGCGGGCTTCGATGCGATCGCCGACATGGCGGCCGAGCGTGTCTATTTCCAGCGGCGATAA
- a CDS encoding metal/formaldehyde-sensitive transcriptional repressor has protein sequence MGHLKDNSELIARVRRIAGQVTSVEKALVSDAPCATVLHRVAAVRGAVNGLLDEIIAQHLTAHVAAQGLSDDERAAGADDLLAVIRRYSK, from the coding sequence ATGGGCCATCTGAAAGATAATAGCGAGCTTATCGCGAGGGTCAGGCGCATTGCCGGACAAGTGACCTCTGTCGAGAAGGCGCTGGTATCCGACGCGCCATGCGCGACGGTTCTCCATCGCGTCGCCGCTGTTCGCGGCGCGGTGAATGGGCTGCTGGACGAAATCATCGCCCAGCACCTGACCGCGCACGTCGCGGCCCAAGGGCTTTCCGATGACGAGCGCGCGGCGGGCGCTGACGACCTGCTTGCCGTCATCCGTCGATATTCCAAATAG
- the dmeF gene encoding CDF family Co(II)/Ni(II) efflux transporter DmeF: protein MTASTNAEYPAHDHVFLGAAHDRNAQRTLWVVGLTAVMMVAEIIAGYVTGSMALLADGFHMATHAGALGLAAAAYSYAKKHRNNPKFSFGTGKVGDLTGFASALILGIFALGIASESVTRLIDPVRVDFGNAALVAVLGLLVNIVSALLLMGGSDHHHHHHHHHHHHEHAHAEGDHHPDHHHSHGHDNNLRSAYMHVLADALTSVLAIAALLAGRYLGLHWMDPAMGIVGAVVIARWSWSLMRDTAAVLLDRTNERMDKAIRYRVGKFGDVCLTDLHVWRVGPEAYASIVEVEGAIDSAALRRELIHIRGIAHLTIGVHEPRQSA, encoded by the coding sequence ATGACCGCTTCGACAAACGCCGAATATCCGGCACATGATCACGTCTTCTTGGGCGCAGCCCATGATCGAAACGCCCAGCGAACGCTCTGGGTAGTCGGTCTTACGGCCGTGATGATGGTCGCCGAAATCATTGCCGGTTACGTCACCGGCTCGATGGCCCTTCTCGCCGATGGCTTCCACATGGCGACCCATGCCGGTGCTCTCGGCCTTGCGGCGGCCGCCTATAGCTATGCCAAAAAACACCGCAATAATCCCAAATTCAGTTTCGGCACCGGCAAGGTTGGCGACCTGACCGGCTTCGCATCGGCGCTGATCCTCGGCATTTTCGCGCTCGGTATCGCGAGCGAATCCGTCACCCGATTGATCGACCCGGTGCGCGTCGATTTCGGCAATGCCGCGCTGGTTGCGGTACTGGGCCTCCTGGTCAACATCGTGAGCGCGCTGCTGCTGATGGGAGGTTCCGATCATCATCATCATCATCACCACCACCACCATCATCACGAACATGCGCACGCTGAGGGCGATCATCATCCCGATCATCACCACAGTCACGGCCACGATAATAATCTCCGCTCGGCCTATATGCATGTCCTTGCCGACGCACTGACGTCGGTTCTCGCGATCGCGGCCCTTCTCGCAGGGCGCTATCTTGGTCTCCATTGGATGGACCCTGCGATGGGGATCGTCGGCGCTGTCGTGATCGCTCGCTGGTCCTGGTCCTTGATGCGCGACACGGCCGCCGTTCTGCTCGATCGAACCAATGAGCGAATGGATAAGGCGATCCGCTACCGGGTGGGAAAATTCGGAGATGTTTGTCTGACGGACCTTCATGTATGGCGTGTGGGGCCGGAGGCCTATGCGTCGATCGTTGAAGTCGAGGGCGCGATCGATTCAGCCGCTCTGCGGCGCGAACTGATCCATATCCGCGGGATCGCCCATCTCACGATCGGGGTGCATGAACCCCGGCAAAGCGCATGA
- a CDS encoding alpha/beta hydrolase: MNGASLQPRSGGAPKKLVLLLHGFGSSGTDMISLAPQWQEALPDTLFLAPHAPQRCGTMGAGYQWWGLSGFAPSVLAAGAASAAPAIDAFIDRKLAQYGLSEADLAIVGFSQGTMMALHVALRRPRAVAAVVGYSGMLAGTLGLSHGELPKPPVLLVHGTADPVVPIAALHMSESELKRLGVDVTTHVSYGVAHTVDPVGLRLGRDFVAEAFAR; this comes from the coding sequence GTGAATGGAGCAAGTTTGCAGCCCCGGTCGGGGGGCGCCCCGAAGAAGCTCGTCCTGCTGCTGCACGGCTTCGGGTCGAGCGGGACGGACATGATCTCGCTGGCGCCGCAGTGGCAAGAGGCTCTGCCCGACACCTTGTTTCTTGCCCCGCACGCGCCGCAGCGCTGCGGCACGATGGGGGCGGGCTATCAATGGTGGGGGCTTTCCGGCTTCGCGCCGTCCGTCCTCGCTGCGGGCGCCGCCTCGGCCGCACCGGCGATCGACGCCTTCATCGACCGCAAGCTCGCGCAATATGGCCTGAGCGAGGCCGACCTCGCCATCGTCGGCTTCAGCCAAGGGACGATGATGGCACTGCATGTCGCGCTGCGGCGACCGCGGGCGGTGGCTGCCGTCGTGGGCTATTCCGGCATGTTGGCAGGGACGCTCGGGTTGAGCCACGGAGAACTCCCAAAGCCGCCCGTTCTATTGGTGCATGGCACAGCCGATCCCGTGGTTCCGATCGCCGCGCTGCACATGTCGGAGAGCGAGCTCAAGCGTCTCGGCGTCGACGTCACGACGCACGTCTCCTACGGCGTGGCGCATACCGTCGATCCAGTCGGACTTCGCCTCGGCCGCGATTTCGTGGCGGAGGCCTTCGCTCGCTAG
- a CDS encoding site-specific integrase gives MNELIQIGPISPLRQRLIDDMTMRRFSKETQRNYLRDVGRFATWLGRSPHTASAEDIRQFQIEQQQAGVPAPTMNSIVGALRFFFTHTLDRPDIARKLIRTRQVRKIPVVLTMAEVKRLLDATRCLKHQAALSVAYGAGLRVAEVSALKVTDIDSKRMLLRIERGKGERYRNAMLPEGLLLLLRDWWRAGRQQGVLFPEGWLFPGQSASVPISTRQLYRVVVEAAEAADIDKRVGPHTLRHSFATHLLEDGVDIRVIQALLGHAKLNTTAFYTQVATKTVRSIVSPLDRLALASPSEEAPDG, from the coding sequence ATGAACGAGCTTATCCAGATTGGCCCGATCAGCCCGCTGCGCCAGCGGCTGATCGACGATATGACCATGCGCCGCTTCTCGAAGGAGACGCAACGCAACTATCTTCGCGACGTCGGGCGGTTCGCGACCTGGCTCGGGCGCTCGCCGCATACCGCGAGCGCCGAGGATATCCGGCAGTTCCAGATCGAGCAGCAACAGGCGGGCGTCCCCGCACCAACGATGAACAGCATCGTCGGCGCGCTGAGGTTCTTCTTCACGCATACCCTCGATCGCCCCGATATCGCGCGTAAGCTGATCCGCACCAGGCAGGTTCGCAAGATCCCGGTCGTTCTGACCATGGCCGAGGTGAAGCGGCTGCTCGATGCCACGCGCTGCCTCAAGCATCAGGCTGCGCTGTCGGTCGCCTATGGCGCGGGGCTGCGCGTCGCCGAGGTATCGGCGCTGAAGGTCACCGATATCGACAGCAAGCGGATGCTGCTGCGGATCGAGCGCGGCAAGGGCGAGCGGTACCGCAACGCGATGCTGCCCGAAGGCCTGCTCCTGCTGCTGCGCGACTGGTGGCGCGCCGGACGACAGCAGGGCGTGCTGTTTCCCGAAGGCTGGCTCTTCCCCGGACAGAGCGCCTCGGTCCCGATCAGCACCCGCCAGCTCTACCGGGTTGTCGTCGAAGCCGCGGAGGCCGCCGATATCGACAAGCGCGTCGGACCGCACACCTTGCGCCACAGCTTCGCCACCCACCTGCTCGAGGATGGCGTCGATATCCGCGTCATCCAGGCGCTGCTCGGTCACGCCAAGCTAAACACCACCGCCTTCTACACGCAGGTTGCCACCAAGACCGTTCGCTCGATCGTCAGCCCGCTCGACAGGCTCGCGCTCGCATCGCCGAGCGAAGAGGCGCCCGACGGCTGA
- a CDS encoding IS91 family transposase, translated as MRASLEVADIFRDAGPAYRAAHAGHLSLHQLKIMSAIEHCRTAALGGHVEACPDCGHWRIAYNSCRNRHCPKCQGVAARSWLEAREADLLPVGYFHVVFTLPAEVAAIAYYNKALVYDLLFKAAADTMLTIAADPKHLGARIGITAVLHTWGSALTHHPHIHMIVPGGGISRDGTRWISARPAFLLPVRVLGALFRRLFLTRLRALHDAGKLAFFGSITHLAERRAFLRHLSPVRKKRWVVYAKAPFAGPEAVLAYLARYTHRVAISNSRLLRFDEAGVTFRYKDYRKAGAGRQQVMTLGADEFIRRFLLHALPRGFHRIRHYGLLASAHRKDHLERARRLLNVAPSPTEEPTDDAEPRPTCPCCGGTMIIIEVFERRYQPRAPPQPAASSETPAP; from the coding sequence ATGCGCGCCTCACTCGAGGTTGCCGACATCTTCCGCGATGCTGGACCTGCCTATCGCGCTGCCCATGCCGGGCATCTGAGCCTGCACCAGCTCAAGATCATGTCGGCGATCGAACATTGCCGCACCGCCGCGCTCGGCGGGCACGTCGAAGCCTGTCCCGACTGCGGGCACTGGCGGATCGCCTATAACAGCTGCCGCAACCGCCACTGCCCTAAGTGCCAGGGCGTCGCGGCGCGCAGCTGGCTCGAGGCCCGCGAGGCTGATCTGCTCCCGGTCGGCTATTTCCATGTCGTGTTCACCCTGCCTGCCGAGGTCGCCGCGATCGCCTATTACAACAAGGCGCTCGTCTATGACCTGCTGTTCAAGGCGGCGGCCGATACGATGCTGACCATCGCCGCCGACCCGAAGCACCTCGGCGCCCGGATCGGCATCACCGCCGTCCTCCATACCTGGGGCTCAGCGCTCACCCATCATCCCCACATCCACATGATCGTGCCGGGCGGCGGCATCTCGCGCGATGGGACACGCTGGATATCAGCACGCCCGGCCTTCCTGCTGCCGGTCCGCGTGCTCGGCGCCCTGTTCCGCCGGCTGTTCCTGACCCGCCTTCGCGCGCTGCACGATGCCGGCAAGCTCGCCTTCTTTGGCAGCATTACGCATCTCGCCGAACGACGCGCATTCCTGCGGCACCTCTCGCCGGTCCGCAAAAAGCGCTGGGTCGTTTATGCCAAGGCCCCGTTCGCCGGGCCCGAGGCCGTGCTCGCTTACCTCGCGCGCTACACCCATCGGGTCGCCATCTCGAACAGCCGGCTCCTCCGGTTCGACGAGGCCGGGGTCACTTTCCGCTACAAGGACTACCGCAAGGCCGGTGCCGGACGGCAGCAGGTCATGACCCTCGGCGCGGACGAGTTCATCCGCCGCTTCCTCCTCCACGCCCTGCCGCGCGGGTTCCACCGCATCCGTCACTATGGCCTGCTCGCCAGCGCACACCGCAAGGATCATCTCGAACGCGCCCGCCGCCTGCTCAACGTCGCACCTTCGCCGACCGAGGAACCGACCGACGATGCAGAGCCCCGACCGACCTGTCCGTGCTGCGGCGGTACGATGATCATCATCGAGGTCTTCGAGCGCCGCTATCAGCCTCGCGCGCCGCCCCAGCCGGCGGCCTCATCCGAGACACCTGCGCCGTGA
- the dcd gene encoding dCTP deaminase gives MLSAAEIVGALEHQTKEERLTVVPWPERDELLRKGETSIDLRLGRWFRSFKQTRTPSVSLVGRIPRDSDEPSETSRTKQHFVPFGSNYVLHPGRFVLGVTLEWLRLPASLSGYVTGKSSLGRHGLVIETAAGIHPQFSGCLTLELANVGEVPLEIYPGMPICQIFLHRTQAGEEREPDRFSGRRKPMLSPPKADETFMRLVDSRPDGA, from the coding sequence ATGCTTAGCGCTGCCGAGATCGTCGGGGCTCTTGAACATCAGACCAAAGAGGAGCGGCTGACCGTCGTGCCCTGGCCTGAGCGCGACGAGCTCCTTCGCAAGGGTGAAACCTCGATTGATTTGCGCCTCGGCCGGTGGTTTCGTTCGTTCAAGCAAACCCGCACGCCGTCAGTCTCACTCGTCGGCCGCATTCCGCGCGACTCTGACGAACCATCGGAAACGTCGCGAACCAAGCAACATTTTGTGCCCTTCGGGTCGAACTATGTTCTGCACCCCGGACGTTTCGTGCTGGGAGTGACGCTCGAATGGCTGCGCTTGCCTGCGAGCCTGTCGGGCTATGTCACCGGAAAATCCTCGCTGGGCCGCCACGGTCTGGTGATCGAAACGGCGGCTGGCATCCATCCGCAGTTTTCCGGTTGCCTGACCCTCGAGCTTGCCAATGTCGGCGAGGTCCCTTTGGAAATCTATCCCGGCATGCCGATCTGCCAGATATTCCTGCACCGCACTCAGGCGGGTGAAGAGCGCGAGCCTGACCGCTTCTCCGGCCGCAGGAAGCCGATGCTGTCCCCGCCGAAAGCGGATGAGACCTTCATGCGGCTCGTCGACTCCCGGCCCGACGGGGCCTAG